The Litorilinea aerophila genome includes the window AGCTCCATGCCGATGCCGGGGCCGGTGGGCAGGGTCACGTGGCCGTTCACCGGCTTGATGGGGTTCTTCAGGAAAAACTGGTGGATCTCGTTCCACTTCACCAGGTATTCCAGCAGGGGGCAGGTGGTCTGGGGCCAGGCGGCGATGAGGTGGACGGTGGCCGGCACCGAGTGGCCGTGGGGGATCACCGGCAGGTCATAGGCCGAGGCCAGGGCGGTGATCTTCATGGTTTCGGAGATGCCGCCCGCCCAGTAGATGTCCGGCTGTAGCACGTCGCAGGCGCCCGCGTCCATGAGCGCCTTCAGCCCCCAGCGGGTGTACTCGTGTTCGCCGCCGGAGATGGGGATGCGCACGTTGCGGCGGATCTCGGCGTACTGGGCGATCTTGTCTGGCAGGACCGGCTCCTCGATCCAGCGGGGGTGGTATTCCTCCAGGCGGGCCGCCATCTGGATGGTGTAGGGCACGTCCCAGCTCATCCAGCAGTCCAGCATGATGTCCACGTCCGGGCCGACCGCTTCCCGCAGGGTCCGCACCAGCCGCAAGTTGCGCTGGATGCCGGCCACGCCGTCGGTGGGGCCATCCCGGAAGAACCACTTGGTCGCGGTGTAGCCCTGGCGGACCACTTCCTGGGCCCGTTCGTGGACCAGCTCCGGATCCAGGGAGTAGCCCAACATGCTGGCGTAGGCGGGGATGCGCTCCCGGGTGGGGCCTCCCAGCAGGGTGTAGACGGGCGCGTTGGCCCATTTCCCCTTCAGGTCCCACAGCGCGCAGTCCACCACGCTCATGGCCATCATGGCGACGCCCTTGCGGCCGTGGACCATGAAGCGGTACATGCGGTCCCAGATGCGTTCGATGGCCAGGGGATCGTGGCCCAGGAGCAGGGGCTTGAGCTGGGTGCCGATGATGTAGGCCTGGTCGGCCGGCATGGGGCCGCCGATGCCGGTCAGCCCCTCGTCGGTCTCGATCTCCAGGAAGTGGGCGGTGATGCGATATTGGCCCTCGCCGGCCGGCTCCAGCCAGTTGGGGCCTTCCTGCTTGTGCTCCGGGTAGATGTCGATGGGGCGGATCAGGCGCTCCTCCCAGAATTCGCCCTCATGTTCCAAAATGCCGCTCAGCCGGAAGAGACGTACAGCGGTGATCTTCATGGCTTCCTCCTTGGTGAATGGTCTGGTGGATGGGCCACTCCCCACCAGGACGCACCGGTCTGGCTCCCGGAGGAGCCGGTGTGGACCGCGGGCATTGGGGAGCGCGTCCTGGCCGGTTGTGGGCAGGTGGGTGATTCACGGGTCGATCATACCCGTTCTTGGGACAATCATCAATGCCTCGACGGCAGAAACCACAAATTCCACAGATGAGCACGGATGCAGCCCTTCCCGATGGTGGCCCATGTGCGGAGTGCGCCTCCTCCGATGCGTTGTAATCCGTGGAATCGGTGGCTGAAAACGAATCATGATGGGCGTGAGCCGGGTAGGGCTCACAGCCCGGCCAGCAGATCTCGTTCCACCCGGCCGTCGGGCGCGGGGAAGGCCCGGGTGTAGGTATCTGTGGCCAAAAAGCGGCGTCGGAGGAAGGGCGGCAACACCCGGATGAAGGTGGGGCCGCCGCTGTACTGGCTGGCGTGGGCCTGGCTGGCAGCCAGCTTCTGGGCCAGATAAGGGCCCACGTCGATGCGGGCGTGGACGGGCGTGTGCCAGCGGCTGATCTCCACCAGGTTGATGTCCCGGTTACGGCCCACGGCCGTCGGGTCCTGGCCCATGAAGGGCATGATGCGCACCATGAGTTTCAGCATCCGCTTGTCAAAGGCGGTGTAGTAGAGCTTCTGGGGGCCGGGCCACTCGCTTCCGTTGACCCCGGGCATGGGCCGGCTGCGGGTCACGTAAAAAGCCGCGGTGGCCGCCTGGCAAACCCGCACATGGTCGGGATGGCCATAGCCGCCGAAGGGGTCGTGGGTGATGATTACCTGGGGCTGGAGCCGCCGGTAGTAGTCGGCCAGCTCGGCCACCAGCTTCTCCACCGGCTGCTGAATCAGGGCGTCCGGGTGCTGGTTGTCCGGCGAGTTGCGCATCCCGCTGTCCCGGTAGGGGAGGGACCAGATGCTGGTCAGCCCCAGGGCCACGGCCGCGTTGGCCAGCTCGGCGGAACGGACCTGGGCCAGGGTCTCGTGATCCCGCAGGCGGTGGCCCTCTTCCATGGAGCCGGCGATGCCATCGGTGGCAATGATCACGTGGACGGCCGCCCCCTGGGCCGCATAGCGGGCCAGGGTCCCGCCCGGGCCAAAACTTTCGTCGTCTGGATGGGCGAAGATGCCCAACAGCACAGGTCGCTTGTTCATCGACGTTCGTCCTCTCGACTCATGAATCACTCTTGATGGCTCACGGCAGAACTTCCAGGCTTCCCAGGAGGACATGGTCCCCGCCCCCGGCGTCCCCCTGGAGCCTCAGCCGTTCTCCTGACTGGGGCGAATACAGGCCCACCCGCAGCAGGTAACTCCCCGGGGAGATGTCGCCCTCCAGGTGGAGGGTCAGGCGATGGGCGATGATGTCCCCCGGTTCCAGGCCCCGCAGCGCGGTACGCCAGCCGTCAAACTGGGCCACGATCTGGGCCGGGTCGGTGCCGGTGAGGTGGACAAAGCTGGAGAGAGGGACGCCCCGGGTGGGCGCGGGCATGGGCATGGGGCGGCTGCCCACCTGCCACACCAGGGTCATGGCCACGTCCTCGCC containing:
- a CDS encoding PIG-L family deacetylase gives rise to the protein MNKRPVLLGIFAHPDDESFGPGGTLARYAAQGAAVHVIIATDGIAGSMEEGHRLRDHETLAQVRSAELANAAVALGLTSIWSLPYRDSGMRNSPDNQHPDALIQQPVEKLVAELADYYRRLQPQVIITHDPFGGYGHPDHVRVCQAATAAFYVTRSRPMPGVNGSEWPGPQKLYYTAFDKRMLKLMVRIMPFMGQDPTAVGRNRDINLVEISRWHTPVHARIDVGPYLAQKLAASQAHASQYSGGPTFIRVLPPFLRRRFLATDTYTRAFPAPDGRVERDLLAGL
- a CDS encoding enolase C-terminal domain-like protein, with amino-acid sequence MKITAVRLFRLSGILEHEGEFWEERLIRPIDIYPEHKQEGPNWLEPAGEGQYRITAHFLEIETDEGLTGIGGPMPADQAYIIGTQLKPLLLGHDPLAIERIWDRMYRFMVHGRKGVAMMAMSVVDCALWDLKGKWANAPVYTLLGGPTRERIPAYASMLGYSLDPELVHERAQEVVRQGYTATKWFFRDGPTDGVAGIQRNLRLVRTLREAVGPDVDIMLDCWMSWDVPYTIQMAARLEEYHPRWIEEPVLPDKIAQYAEIRRNVRIPISGGEHEYTRWGLKALMDAGACDVLQPDIYWAGGISETMKITALASAYDLPVIPHGHSVPATVHLIAAWPQTTCPLLEYLVKWNEIHQFFLKNPIKPVNGHVTLPTGPGIGMELDEAKIEERTELSY